The following proteins come from a genomic window of Microbacterium lemovicicum:
- a CDS encoding GNAT family N-acetyltransferase has protein sequence MSEIHRAHVADIDPVALYRILWLRVSVFVVEQQAAYPEIDGRDLEPGAELMWIVEDDEVLATLRILCGDEAMRIGRVATARAARGRGLAARLIEAAIERCAHLARDLPIDLDAQLQLEQWYGRFGFVRTGDAYQEDGIPHIPMRRPAGEGPDEGRPAGEGPDEGRPAGDGPDEGRPAGEGPVAETGATGADA, from the coding sequence GTGAGTGAGATCCATCGGGCGCACGTCGCCGACATCGACCCCGTCGCGCTGTACCGCATCCTGTGGCTGCGCGTCAGCGTGTTCGTCGTCGAGCAGCAGGCGGCGTATCCCGAGATCGACGGGCGCGACCTCGAGCCCGGCGCCGAGCTGATGTGGATCGTCGAGGACGACGAGGTGCTCGCCACCCTTCGCATCCTCTGCGGTGACGAGGCGATGCGCATCGGCCGCGTCGCGACCGCACGCGCCGCGCGCGGCCGGGGCCTCGCCGCCCGCCTGATCGAGGCGGCGATCGAGCGCTGCGCCCATCTCGCCCGCGACCTGCCGATCGACCTCGACGCGCAGCTGCAGCTCGAGCAGTGGTACGGCCGCTTCGGCTTCGTCCGCACGGGAGACGCCTACCAGGAGGACGGGATCCCGCACATCCCGATGCGCCGCCCCGCCGGAGAGGGCCCCGACGAAGGCCGCCCCGCAGGCGAGGGCCCCGACGAAGGCCGCCCCGCCGGAGACGGCCCCGACGAAGGCCGCCCCGCCGGCGAGGGCCCCGTCGCTGAGACGGGCGCCACCGGAGCCGACGCGTGA